The DNA sequence CGTTCCCTGCCCCTGGCCCTGCTCATCGGAATGGCCTGCACCACGCAAGCCCAGCTCGGCGGGGAGGCCGCCTTCCGCATCCTGGACATCCCCAACTCCGCACGTGCCTCCGCCTTGGGCGGCAACTACATCGCGGTGTACGACAACGACGTCAATCTGGGCTTCTTCAATCCCGCGCTGCTCAACCCCGGCATGGGACGCCAACTGGCGCTGAGCTATCTGCCCTACTTCGCCGGCATCAACCTCGGCTATCTGGGCTATGCGCACCATTTCGACAGTCTTGGCGCCACCTTCAGCGGCAGTGTCCAGTACGTGGACTATGGCACCTTCATGCGCACCGACGAGATCGGCAACGAGCTGGGCGAGTTCAAGGCCGGGGAGTACGTGTTCCAGGTCGGCGGCGGCATCCCGGTGGACAGCCTCTTCAGCGTGGGCGCCAATGTGAAGTTCATCAACAGCAACCTGGACACCTGGAACAGCACGGCCTGGGCGGTGGACCTGGGCGGGGTGTTCCACAAAGAGAGCCTGGGCATCACCGTGGCGGCCTTGGTGCGCAACCTCGGCTACCAGACCAGCACCTTCACCGGCACGCGCGAGAAACTGCCGTTCCAGGTGCAGGTGGGCACCACCTACCGCTTCCGCCACGCGCCCTTCCGCCTGGGCATGATGTTCGAACAACTCCAGCGCTGGGACCTGACCTACGACGACCCCAACGCCACCACCAGCATCGACCCCACCACGGGGCAGCCCATCGAGGACAAGGTGACACGCTTCGACAAGGCCGTGCTGCACCTGGTGCCCAGCGCGGAGATACTGCTCAGCGAGAACTTCATGCTGCGCGTGGGCTACAATTTCAGGCGCCGCAAGGAGATGGTGCTGGCGGAGAAACCCTCCGCCGTGGGCCTGACCTTCGGCATGGGCGTGCGCGTGAGCAAGTTCCATATCAGCTACGGCTATTCGCAGCTGCACCTCGCGGGCATCAGCAACACCTTCACGCTGGCCACGCGCTTCGCCGATTTCAAGAAAGGCTGATCGTTCGCCGTGTGCGCGGGGATGCCCTATCCTTGCAGCGGACATGCGGCGCATCAACATCGCCATCGACGGCTACTCCTCCTGCGGGAAGAGCACCCTGGCCAAACAACTGGCGGCGCGGCTGGGCTACACCTACATCGACAGCGGTGCCATGTACCGCGCCGTGGCGCTCTTCGCCATGGAGCAGGGGTTGGTGCGTGGTGGCAAGATCGATGAGGCGGAACTGGTGCGCGCGCTGGATGGCGTGGACATCCGTTTCGAGCATGACCCATCGACCGGCCGAAGCACCACAAGGCTCAATGGCCGCGACGTGGAGCGCGAGATCCGTGGCATGGAGGTGAGCCGACACGTGACCTTGGTGAGTCCCCTGCCCCGTGTGCGTGCGAAATTGGTGGCCATGCAGCAGGCCCTTGGGCGTGACAAGGGCGTGGTGATGGACGGGCGCGATATCGGCACGGTGGTCTTCCCCGATGCCGAAGTGAAACTCTTCATGACCGCCCGCCCCGAGGTGCGCGCCCTGCGCCGCTACCACGAACTGGCCGCGAAAGGCGTGGAGACGGACCTGCATGCCGTGGAGGAGAACATCGCCCGGCGCGATCTGGACGACACCACCCGCGCCGCCGATCCGCTTCGCAAAGCCACGGACGCGGTGGAGTTGGACAACAGCGACATCACGCAGGAAGAGCAGCTGGCAATGGCGCTGGATGTGGTCCACGCCGCGCAGGAACGAAACGGCTGAGCCCTTTGCGCCCTATGAGCGGGGGCGACCATCTTCCGACTAGGAACCCTTGCGCGATACCGGAACCGGGATGAGCACCGGCTTCGGTGGTCTGCCCAGTTCGCGCAAGCGCCGCACGTGCGAGGCCAGCGCCTCGCGCAGCGTGGGCTTCATGTTGTAGCGCAAGCCGTACTCCTGGGCCGTGCGCTCCACGATCGGGGCGATATCCCGGTAGTGCACGTGGCAGATGTGCGGGAACAGGTGGTGCTCGATCTGGTAGTTGAGCCCGCCGATGTACCAATTGAGCAACTTGTTGTTCCGGGCGAAATTGGCCGTGGTGAGCAGCTCGTGCACCACCCAGTCGTGGTGGAACACGCCGTGCTCATCCGGCAGGGGCTGCTCGGCGCCTTCCACCACGTGCGCCAGTTGGAACACGGTGCCGAGGATGAGGCCGCCCACGAAGTGCATGACCAGGAAGCCCAGCAGCACCTGCCACCAGGCCAGGTCCGTGAGCAGGATGGGCAGGCCGATGAAGACCGCCAGATAGACCGCTTTGGCTGCCGCGATCCTCACCATCATGCCCACCGGGCTCTCGCCCATCCGGCGCGTGGTTCCATCGCGGTTGAAGCGGGAGAGCATCACGAAGTCGAAGACCACCTTGGTGATGGAAAGCAGGCCGTAGAAAAAGAAGGCGTGGATGTGCTGGAAGCGATGGATGCGGCGCAGCGGGGCGTGCTCGCTGAAGCGCAGCAACGACGGCGGATCGATGTCCTGGTCCACCGCGTCCACGTTGGTGTGGGTGTG is a window from the Flavobacteriales bacterium genome containing:
- the porQ gene encoding type IX secretion system protein PorQ — its product is MIRSLPLALLIGMACTTQAQLGGEAAFRILDIPNSARASALGGNYIAVYDNDVNLGFFNPALLNPGMGRQLALSYLPYFAGINLGYLGYAHHFDSLGATFSGSVQYVDYGTFMRTDEIGNELGEFKAGEYVFQVGGGIPVDSLFSVGANVKFINSNLDTWNSTAWAVDLGGVFHKESLGITVAALVRNLGYQTSTFTGTREKLPFQVQVGTTYRFRHAPFRLGMMFEQLQRWDLTYDDPNATTSIDPTTGQPIEDKVTRFDKAVLHLVPSAEILLSENFMLRVGYNFRRRKEMVLAEKPSAVGLTFGMGVRVSKFHISYGYSQLHLAGISNTFTLATRFADFKKG
- the cmk gene encoding (d)CMP kinase — protein: MRRINIAIDGYSSCGKSTLAKQLAARLGYTYIDSGAMYRAVALFAMEQGLVRGGKIDEAELVRALDGVDIRFEHDPSTGRSTTRLNGRDVEREIRGMEVSRHVTLVSPLPRVRAKLVAMQQALGRDKGVVMDGRDIGTVVFPDAEVKLFMTARPEVRALRRYHELAAKGVETDLHAVEENIARRDLDDTTRAADPLRKATDAVELDNSDITQEEQLAMALDVVHAAQERNG
- a CDS encoding acyl-CoA desaturase, which encodes MQNLRYLPDEDREKQFAAAVRRNVNTYFKERGLSTKGDGRLVYKTIAMLTLYLAPFVLLLTLPVTGWWAMPFWMVMGVGMAGIGMSVMHDAVHGSASSHAWINRLMGNSMFLLGSNVFTWKVQHNVIHHTHTNVDAVDQDIDPPSLLRFSEHAPLRRIHRFQHIHAFFFYGLLSITKVVFDFVMLSRFNRDGTTRRMGESPVGMMVRIAAAKAVYLAVFIGLPILLTDLAWWQVLLGFLVMHFVGGLILGTVFQLAHVVEGAEQPLPDEHGVFHHDWVVHELLTTANFARNNKLLNWYIGGLNYQIEHHLFPHICHVHYRDIAPIVERTAQEYGLRYNMKPTLREALASHVRRLRELGRPPKPVLIPVPVSRKGS